Below is a genomic region from Miscanthus floridulus cultivar M001 chromosome 1, ASM1932011v1, whole genome shotgun sequence.
gccctagagacatgaactctaggctcccaaaccacaccaccgtgccgagacgcagcggtcgtacggggtctaccaTCTGGAACCTGTTGAGATGATGAAGTTGACACGCAgactcccctacctggcgcgccaactgtcggtgtttcggaccgggaggtcctcaaccaactagtgaatttatcctgcgtgttcccgattccagatggtgatgcaaagagacacaaggtttatactggttcgggcaattcgagccctacgtccagtctgggagatcgatcttgtattccttgcaccgaaatgcttgtagtagggggttacaagctaggtgagagagggagccggtcccaggtctcggcgaggtgtgatgtgggctgcttgagacgttgctctcaggcagcagggaaatgtgtgtgttacaaggccTTGTTCTTCGCGAGTGCCTCTCTCCCTAGAAATAGCCCaagtccttcccttttatagtttgaagggagtacaagggtagtacatgagctaactatacggcgtcgtgtaaACAGAGACGGCGTGTCCGAgtcctgtggcctgttcctatggcggcgtggtcgtcggggtggtccgtccttggagcactggggcggcgtgttggtcacatccgatcctatgcgtcatgggagctccagggctgcctcggagtgggtgcggcggtcagcgtgcgagtcgctgtggactgactgtgcgcgaggccgaggctcggtcggtgccgaggctgcaccgcagtggggggtctcggcagacacgaatcccgagatagccgagaccctggtgcatagGGCCGAGAcccggagagagcggttgatctggtgtgctggctcggaggcggtgatgacccgggccaggctgtccatgtcgtgttgttttcgaggcggggatcacggggcacagtgtagtgcaagcgctgatcgtgggcacaacgtcagaatacagtgaccggtaatccccgccgtgccctgtctcagctggtatggcgctgatgcgacctcacgtCCCGCCGGTcattccgcggtgtcgagccgtcgtccggctgagattgcgggagtggttgacgtattaatgggacatgacgtgctgtcgggaagatcggtcgaggcgggggcgacgagcTATGGACAAGCCGGTCTCGAGCGATACGAAGAATGAGGCTTCGCGCGATAGGAGAATGAGggctcgcgcgatacggagattgggctccttgccgaggccttccgtgagaggcctcgcgcgaggcgaaaattgtgtcaggatgccgagacctcccgtgagaggcctgaggcgatgcggagagccgggtaggctcggacggggctggttatgagcccatggcttatcCTCTAACTTTATCGTTGATGGGATTTTAGTGCCTCTTTTGATGTAAACTCGaagtaccccattttatggtacccgacaaacaTCAACCAAACTTATCTAGAAACAAACCGGCGAACAGACTCTGTATCAGATTGAGCAGCGCAGCACTGGTGCCTCTACCACTGAAGAACGACTGCAGGTGATCGCGCAGGACTGGTGCCTCTACCACTGAAGAACGACTGCAGGTGATCCTACTCGTCCCTCTCGTGTCATGGTCTCATGGTTCTCtttatttcttcttttctttttttaaagaCAAAACAACGACCTCTGTTTGGAGCACGCGTGTGCGGAAGGAAGTCGACGCCCTCCCTGGTGACGCCGACACTTGTCGAGCGACGGTTAAACGCGGTCTGTTTCGGATTAGCCTCCCAGATCGCGAATTAAAAAAAGCGCCgcgaaatgatttccgatccactGCGCGGCTGAAATGAAACGGAGAGGCGAAAGCTCAGCGCGCGCCCGGCCGGCAGAGGGCGGACGCGTGCAGCCCGCATGAACCGGCGGCCAATAATCGTCCTGTCCTGTCCAGCTCAACTCCTGACGAGTGATGGGTGCCTCTCGAATCAAACTGTGTGCGCAACacatcttttttttgtttcttcctTTTGTACAGTGGCTCGTTTAATCCAAGAAAGAATAAACGCAGGCCATGGCTTGCCCAGCGCCGCAGGCCGCAGCTCGGGAGAAATGGAGAGCCCCTGCTGCTGACTGCGACTGCTGGTGCGGTGGCCACTTCCCCCCTGCTACGATATTCGCTGCAGTTTCGGAGCCCTTTCACGCCGCCGAGGGGCCGGCACTGCCGCGTCTCCTGTCGGTGACCACGCCCTTTCCCATTCTTCTTCCACTGCTCGTACGTGACCGTCCGCAGCCCCTATGTGCCGCTCCGCCACCGTCTCCCTGCGCGCCCCACGGCGCCCGATTCGCCGCCCCTCTACCACGGCCTGCTGCTAAAATGAATCCGTCGTGACTCCTTTCCGTCACCTTCGACTGAGTCCATATGGGCCGCAATTCACCCAAGGCCGGCCTCGACGAAGCACCTGCAAATCAGGACGGGTGGATGGGCTCGAACCGTGaactccttttcttttcttttctttttctgattTTTTATAAACAGAAGCCGTGAGCCATTTGGGTGCACTGCATACACGATCAAGCTATGTATGGCAAACACGTGTTCAAGTTCTGGAGGAACTCGGTTCCACGTGGCAGCGGCTCAGTACAGATGGCACGACACGTAACCACAAGCCACGTTATTATAAAGCAAGGTACTCCACCGGCGACCGCCGTATCCACCGGCCGACGGACGCCGGGAGCATCGGAGCGCAATCATGTCAGGCGCGCAAGGAGCTCAGCCGAAGGGCGCCTTCACGGCGACCACCTACACATCGGCGGCTGCGACCACCGGTGGCGGCGTTGCCCAGGGCCAGGACAGACGGCAGACTCCGCGGACGGAGCTCCGATCTGGCGAGGACGAGCGCGGGCTGCCTGTCAGGAAGCTGGAGGACACTGTCGAGGATGCCGCTGGCAAGGGCGGGCCGGTGTTCGCCGCCGGCACGGAGGACGGGAAGCTGGATCTCGGCGTCACCGGCACCGGCTGAGGCTAGCCGTGACGTGCTTCTCATGTGCTCAGTTTACTAGCGAGTCAGCAAGTGAGAGTATAATGTGTCGTGTAAACTGAGGTGTAATTAATCATGGAACAACTGCAAGCACTGGAATAATATTTGGGAATGGATTTTACCACACAGTTGTTACACAACATGCGCACTGAGAACAGTTCTTACTTCGGACGCTAAAAGGTAACGAAATAGCAGGATCAATTCAGACAACAAACTTTCAATCCttaaaaaaaaaggagaaaagatGAACACGCATACACTTTCGGAGACAAGAAAAACGAAAGCCACCGGAACTAGAAGTCTTCGACGAAGGTTACCGAGAAGGTAAAACTCATGGGAACCTATAGGGATTTCATACAGGTCCAAGCAGGATTTCATctttttgtacagtgttatggGGTGAACATTCCCAGATCTAGGACGCAGGACGCAGAGAGGATTGCCCATGTTGATGCACTTGCCATGGATAGATACAGGAAGGCGTGcacctctttctctctctagagGAGCTTCAGCATCTTCAGCCGTTCCTCATGCTCTGGATCAAGCTTCGGCGCCGTGTAGTTGCCGTGAAGGTCTTCCACCACGTATTCCTGCATATCATAAGTGCAAGTTTCAGCTGCCTTGAAAAATTGGCCGCGACAATTAGATTTTCACATGATTGACGTGCTTCAATGCTTataatttgaatggatcaattgaaTATGCATATTGCTTGTCCTAGATACTATAAAAGTACTGATCTATAGAGGGAAGTTGCTTGCCTTTGTCAACTCCCTTTTCGTCAGGATGTGATAATGCCTCTGCCAGATCCTCTGGACCGCCATGGTTGCAGCGAGGAAGCCGTAGGCGATGCCAAGGATAGCAAACACAACGATGAAAACCAAAACCAGGGCAAAGCATGCCTCCAAGGAAGCAGGCAGGCAGTCCAGGATGCCCCAACCATAGCAGCAGTTCCGGCACCCAGCCAGGCATGGATCCTGGTTGTCGTTGACGGATGAGCAGTGTACTATCAGCCCGAAGAATCCAAGCAGCACAAAGAAAACCACAACACCTGCATTTCAAACATACAGCCATTTTTTTATCAGAGGCACAATAAGTTCCTTTGTAAATAACCAAAATGCACACATCAACGATAAATATGGACGCATCATGATTCATGACAATGGATAGGAAAACAGACAATTTGCCTACCTATGCAATAGTAGAAAGGTATTGGGTGCTTTGACAAGAAGCGGTCCCAACCATCGCTGAAACTATTCCGGAAACTTCCATCCCTGTCTAGAAAGTATGCAATCGCACCAATAATAGCAATAGTCTGCAAACAATGAAAACAATGTGCTTTAAGTGATTTTCACTTGCTAAAATGTTGATAGCAAAACACATTGTCCAATGGCATTGCATCATGTTTCTTCAACTATGTATCTCTTTTACAAATATTCACCATATAACTTATACCCAGGAGTCGAGTGAAACAGCAGACAAATTCGATTCATGACTTCATTATTAAACTGAACAAGTAGACATGATGAGATAGATTATACTTACGGCATATAATAGCATTTCAAATGTAGTAACATGATATATGTTGCAATAGGTTGAATCACAACTTATACCCAGGAGTTGAGCAAAATAGCAAACAAATTCGATTTCATTACTTCTAATTACTTAACTGAACAAGTAGAAAGAATGAAATATATTATACTTAAGGCATAGAACAACGTTTCAAATGTAGTAACATGATATGAGTTGCATAGGATGAATCATAACGTGAGCATCTCTAAAAGTAAAGCTATCAGATTCGTTTTGTGAAAGAAGCACATGCGTAACTTGAGTGCTTTGAAATGTTAGAAGACTTACAAGTTGTACAGCAAGAAAGACGAGTAGAACATCCCTTGCAACAAAGATTCTGAACTTCATTTTACGCCATGAGTTATCCTCCCAGGTCTCCACTCGAAGATGAAACTGAGCTTTGCAAGTTGTGCAGTGTGAAAATGCAAATCCTTCCTACAAAAGCATGAAATATCAAAATCATAACTAGTACATAACTTTATTCTCCAGTGATTCCACATAAATAGAAGACAACTTAATGAAGATAGCAGTTAAGATACTGTATTTGAATACCCATAACATCTAACTAGGAAATCAGTGCAAAGAGAATCACTGAAGGCCAATAAGGAGCACAAGTTCAAGCATAACTTTAATAGAAGGTTTAGTGCAGCTAGACTTTACGTGGCACAGAAATGGCAGCCAAGACTCTGCATTCTACAGTTAAACCTCCAGATCAAGCTGGAAAAAAGATAGCTTGAAGAGATGCGGCTCAACTTCTAACAGGTAGTGTACTGCCAGTACACGTCAAAATTCTGATTTTGATGACATCTTTGCAATGTCAGAATCTGCCATTTGAAAGAAAAAAATGGTTAATGAAGAAAAAGGGTTGCGTTCTTGTGCATTGCAGGAGCAGTCATCTACTACCACCAGAGGAAAACAAAACCTAACATCTATGCAGCATTGCTACTTCCTGCTCATTCTACCATACACATGACCTGATCAATGATAGCTGCATTAATCTCCATATATAAAACTTCAACTAGTCCACCACTGCTTTGTGCAGGTTTCTATGTAATATGTTCCCTCTATCCCGCACTAAAGTCTTCATGTACAATTATCAACCTAAAGATATTTAGTGTTGACAATATAATCTAAAAGCACACAGCATGTCCTTGAAGGAAATTGGCATGGAAGATGTTAGGAAAGCACTGGGTGTACCTTAACAGACCGCCAGTGGTCAAGGCAAGAACGATGAACAAACTGTTGAGTTCCCTTGCACATGCAAGGTGATATTAGCTCATCACCTGCAAAAACAATAAAAGAATCAATGGAATCACAGGCGTGAGTTACATCATTGGTTGGTTGGATAGGGAAAGAAAACTGAAGCACCCAACTGATATATTGTATCCTAAGCATTTCTACAGGTTCAATTACCCAAAACAAAATGTTAGCCCAATACACATCCTGAATCCTGACACACGGGCAattaatttcattttattcgcatACCAAGGCTGAATTACAAATTGGTTGTtgttcaacatgagcaacaacaacaacaacaaagcctttatgTTTCAGATGACAGGACTAATATTTATTCCTTGTAAGTGGATGACAGGACTAGAACTTACTGCTGGTTTTTGTTCTCAGATGTCACAACAGCATTGCAGATATTATCCAGGGTAATCATTAAATCAGTTACGTCAAGGAAAATGCTGATAGCCTAAAAAGACAGGTTTTGATTTCTATCTAATAGCATAGGGAATGCAAAAAACTTATGTAATCTAGTCAGTTGTGCATCTTGTTTATTCTCCTAGTTAAGGCTTAATGCTTGTGGTATCTGGTATGGTACAGAACTTCAGATCAGATATCATTCCTGTTCCTATTTTGTAGGATGTATCCTGTGACCAAGCCATATCATATTCTACTAGTCACACAATAAATGCAGTACAGAGAATTTTGTTAGACCAATAGACAAGGTAAGCAAAATATCAAAGGTACGAGTATTCTCCATTTTTCATCTTGCTACTACCACACAGGAAGATTAACACCAGACAAAAGCATTCCTGATTTGAAATAAAGTGAACTAACAGGCATAACAAAAATGCACTGAGGTAGCTCATTGGGACCATCACCT
It encodes:
- the LOC136474506 gene encoding uncharacterized protein, with the protein product MSGAQGAQPKGAFTATTYTSAAATTGGGVAQGQDRRQTPRTELRSGEDERGLPVRKLEDTVEDAAGKGGPVFAAGTEDGKLDLGVTGTG
- the LOC136474469 gene encoding uncharacterized protein yields the protein MDRNQELEEVVPNDSDPLLGRENSESESSVELSPPQPATVRPPEIEDEETDGSSAACCRICLEAESEIGDELISPCMCKGTQQFVHRSCLDHWRSVKEGFAFSHCTTCKAQFHLRVETWEDNSWRKMKFRIFVARDVLLVFLAVQLTIAIIGAIAYFLDRDGSFRNSFSDGWDRFLSKHPIPFYYCIGVVVFFVLLGFFGLIVHCSSVNDNQDPCLAGCRNCCYGWGILDCLPASLEACFALVLVFIVVFAILGIAYGFLAATMAVQRIWQRHYHILTKRELTKEYVVEDLHGNYTAPKLDPEHEERLKMLKLL